A portion of the Burkholderia pseudomultivorans genome contains these proteins:
- the pth gene encoding aminoacyl-tRNA hydrolase, with amino-acid sequence MIKLIVGLGNPGAEYTATRHNAGFWLIDQLAREAGATLRDERRFHGFYAKARLHGEEVHLLEPQTYMNRSGQSVVALAHFFKILPDQILVAHDELDLPPGTVKLKLGGGSGGHNGLKDISAHLSSQQYWRLRIGIGHPRDLIPESARAGAKPDVANFVLKPPRREEQEVIDAAIERALAVMPMVVKGELDRATMQLHRN; translated from the coding sequence ATGATCAAACTGATCGTCGGCCTCGGCAATCCCGGGGCGGAATACACCGCAACGCGTCACAACGCCGGTTTCTGGCTGATCGACCAGCTCGCCCGCGAAGCCGGCGCGACGCTGCGCGACGAGCGCCGCTTCCACGGCTTCTACGCGAAAGCGCGCCTGCACGGCGAGGAAGTCCACCTGCTCGAGCCGCAGACCTACATGAACCGTTCCGGCCAGTCGGTCGTCGCGCTCGCGCATTTCTTCAAGATCCTGCCCGACCAGATCCTCGTCGCGCACGACGAGCTCGACCTGCCGCCCGGCACCGTGAAGCTGAAGCTCGGCGGCGGCAGCGGCGGCCACAACGGCCTGAAGGACATCTCCGCGCACCTGTCGTCGCAGCAGTACTGGCGGCTGCGGATCGGCATCGGCCATCCGCGCGACCTGATTCCGGAAAGCGCGCGCGCCGGCGCAAAGCCCGACGTCGCGAACTTCGTGCTGAAGCCGCCGCGCCGCGAGGAACAGGAGGTGATCGACGCGGCGATCGAACGCGCGCTCGCGGTGATGCCGATGGTCGTCAAGGGCGAACTCGACCGCGCGACGATGCAGCTGCATCGCAACTGA